One Gelria sp. Kuro-4 DNA segment encodes these proteins:
- a CDS encoding ATP-binding protein yields the protein MKQLLVLSGKGGTGKTTVAGAFAALASKKVLADCDVDAADLHLLLAPEVVETHDFKALPKAEIDSVKCTGCGTCAAVCRFAAPAAQPDGRYRIDPFLCEGCRACVSACPGGAIYLSERVAGEWFLSRTRFGPFVHARLKPGEENSGKLVAQVRRAAAEVAAEEGCDLIIIDGPPGIGCPVISALSGVDLVLVVTEPSAAGRHDLERVVKLACHFAVPVLAAVNKWDLEPAGTEAIERYLRDEEIPPAGRIPFDPELVAAAAAGLPAVEGRRGEGARALMALWETVRRTLEI from the coding sequence ATGAAACAGCTGCTCGTCCTGAGCGGCAAAGGCGGGACAGGCAAGACGACCGTAGCCGGGGCTTTTGCCGCCCTGGCTTCCAAGAAGGTTCTTGCCGACTGCGACGTTGATGCGGCCGACCTGCACCTTCTCCTCGCTCCCGAAGTAGTGGAAACCCATGACTTCAAGGCTTTGCCCAAGGCTGAAATTGATTCCGTCAAGTGCACCGGTTGCGGAACCTGTGCGGCCGTCTGCCGCTTTGCTGCCCCGGCCGCTCAACCTGACGGCCGGTACCGGATCGACCCTTTCCTCTGCGAAGGCTGCCGCGCCTGCGTTTCAGCCTGTCCCGGCGGGGCCATTTATCTTTCCGAAAGAGTGGCGGGAGAGTGGTTTCTGTCTCGCACCCGCTTCGGGCCGTTTGTGCATGCACGCCTCAAGCCGGGAGAGGAAAACTCAGGCAAGCTGGTGGCCCAGGTGCGGCGGGCGGCAGCTGAAGTGGCGGCTGAAGAGGGGTGCGATCTCATTATCATCGATGGTCCGCCGGGTATCGGTTGCCCGGTGATTTCTGCGCTTTCCGGTGTGGATCTGGTCCTTGTTGTAACCGAACCATCCGCCGCCGGCCGGCACGATCTTGAGCGGGTGGTTAAGCTGGCGTGCCATTTTGCTGTTCCGGTCCTGGCGGCCGTGAACAAGTGGGACCTGGAGCCGGCAGGCACTGAAGCCATCGAGAGGTACTTAAGAGATGAGGAAATCCCGCCGGCCGGGCGAATTCCCTTCGACCCTGAGCTGGTCGCAGCTGCGGCGGCCGGGCTGCCGGCGGTGGAAGGAAGGCGTGGGGAAGGAGCAAGGGCGCTTATGGCTCTGTGGGAGACGGTGCGCCGCACTCTTGAAATCTGA
- a CDS encoding ATP-binding protein — translation MQVAVASGKGGTGKTTVAVNLAHVLAEEGPIQLLDCDVEEPNAHLFLHPTQHEVREVNIRVPTVKRARCSGCGKCVEACAFHAVAVLGEKALVFPELCHGCGSCVRVCPAGALHEEPRRLGVVSRGSAGRTGFVQGRIDVGTALAVPVVKAVKRAAWAGDVILDAPPGTSCPVVAAIARSDYVLLVTEPTPFGLNDLKLAVELVREMKLPHGVVLNRAGIGTDDVQAYCRREGIPLLMRIPFDRRFAETIARGRLIVQEFPDWRMEFRRLWERVRGGGRG, via the coding sequence ATGCAGGTGGCGGTGGCGAGTGGTAAGGGCGGGACCGGGAAGACTACGGTGGCGGTGAACCTGGCGCACGTGCTTGCCGAAGAAGGCCCGATCCAGCTTCTCGACTGCGATGTGGAAGAACCGAACGCGCACCTCTTTCTTCACCCCACCCAGCATGAAGTGCGCGAGGTTAACATAAGGGTTCCGACGGTGAAAAGAGCCCGCTGCTCCGGCTGCGGAAAGTGCGTCGAGGCCTGTGCCTTCCATGCCGTGGCCGTGCTTGGGGAAAAGGCGCTCGTTTTCCCCGAGCTTTGCCACGGCTGTGGCAGTTGCGTGCGGGTTTGCCCGGCGGGAGCGCTGCACGAGGAACCGCGGCGGCTCGGCGTAGTGAGCCGCGGGAGCGCCGGGCGCACAGGTTTTGTTCAGGGCAGGATAGACGTAGGTACGGCCCTGGCGGTTCCGGTGGTGAAAGCGGTGAAGAGAGCAGCCTGGGCGGGTGATGTCATACTCGATGCGCCGCCGGGGACTTCCTGCCCGGTCGTGGCCGCCATTGCCCGGAGCGACTACGTCCTTTTGGTTACGGAACCGACTCCGTTCGGGCTGAATGACCTCAAGCTGGCCGTCGAGCTGGTACGGGAGATGAAGCTACCGCATGGGGTGGTTCTGAATCGAGCAGGAATAGGGACGGACGACGTGCAGGCATACTGCCGCCGGGAAGGGATACCCCTCCTGATGCGTATACCCTTCGACCGCCGTTTTGCCGAAACCATCGCCCGCGGACGGCTCATAGTTCAGGAATTTCCCGACTGGCGGATGGAGTTTCGCCGCCTATGGGAGAGGGTACGGGGAGGCGGTAGGGGATGA
- a CDS encoding NifB/NifX family molybdenum-iron cluster-binding protein: MRIAVATENGQVAQHFGRCQEYTLFDVDNGQIQSKVVIPNPGHQPGFLPRYLAEKGADCIIAGGMGPSAQDLFAAQGIKTVIGASGPADEVVKAYLAGDLTLGTSACEHGGH, translated from the coding sequence ATGAGGATTGCCGTTGCAACCGAAAACGGGCAGGTTGCCCAACACTTCGGCCGTTGCCAGGAGTACACGCTGTTTGACGTGGACAACGGTCAAATTCAGTCCAAAGTGGTTATCCCCAACCCTGGGCACCAGCCGGGCTTTCTGCCCCGCTATCTGGCGGAAAAAGGGGCGGACTGCATTATTGCCGGCGGGATGGGACCTTCGGCCCAGGATCTTTTTGCTGCGCAGGGCATAAAAACCGTCATCGGGGCAAGCGGCCCTGCCGATGAGGTGGTTAAGGCTTACCTGGCCGGTGACCTCACCCTGGGCACCAGCGCGTGTGAACATGGAGGACACTGA
- a CDS encoding NifB/NifX family molybdenum-iron cluster-binding protein, with amino-acid sequence MKIAVTAQGPTLDSAIDPRFGRCRYLILADTLANDWTAIPNPVLGEPGGAGIAMAQRLAQEKVEALITGNVGPNAARALSAGGIPVYIAGGGTVRQALGDFREGRLAAASGPTVSAHSGT; translated from the coding sequence ATGAAGATCGCCGTTACCGCCCAGGGGCCGACCCTGGACAGCGCCATCGATCCCCGCTTCGGCCGCTGCCGGTATCTCATCCTGGCTGATACTCTAGCGAATGACTGGACGGCGATTCCGAACCCGGTGCTCGGCGAACCCGGCGGCGCAGGGATCGCCATGGCTCAGCGCCTGGCACAGGAAAAAGTGGAGGCGCTGATCACCGGTAATGTCGGCCCGAACGCTGCACGGGCACTGTCGGCCGGCGGAATCCCGGTTTACATTGCCGGAGGCGGCACGGTGCGACAGGCGCTGGGGGACTTCCGCGAAGGGCGGCTGGCTGCGGCTTCCGGCCCCACGGTGTCAGCTCATAGCGGCACGTGA
- a CDS encoding DUF5320 domain-containing protein, producing MPFGDGTGPLGMGPLTGRRLGYCAGYPGPGAYNPIGFRGFGSGFGRGRGFGNRYWYWVTGLPGWARGFYGFPYAYPPAVPFVPGGPAPAESEVLKAQAAYLEEQLAAIKERLAELGKQVDAEKKE from the coding sequence ATGCCGTTTGGTGACGGAACCGGACCGCTTGGTATGGGACCGCTCACGGGGCGTCGTTTGGGATACTGCGCCGGTTATCCGGGGCCGGGAGCCTACAATCCCATCGGGTTCCGGGGGTTCGGCTCAGGTTTTGGCCGCGGACGCGGGTTTGGGAACAGGTACTGGTACTGGGTGACCGGTCTACCCGGCTGGGCACGCGGGTTTTACGGCTTTCCCTATGCTTACCCGCCCGCAGTACCTTTTGTCCCCGGAGGTCCTGCACCGGCTGAAAGCGAGGTTCTCAAGGCGCAGGCGGCCTACCTGGAAGAACAGCTGGCCGCGATTAAAGAGCGGCTTGCCGAACTCGGTAAGCAGGTTGATGCCGAGAAGAAAGAATGA
- the uvrC gene encoding excinuclease ABC subunit UvrC, with translation MDLEKKLELLPERPGVYLMKDRRGEIIYVGKAVNLKNRVRSYFKSHDHAPKVRAMLEHVADFEYIVTDSEVEALALECNFIKKEHPRYNILLRDDKQYPYLKLTVNEEFPRLLITRRLKEDGARYFGPYTDVGALNDTVRLLKKVFPLRTCSPHDFAHRDRPCLNFHIKRCLGPCTGRADRAAYQEMVKELTLFLEGRQEVLVKRLKGRMEAAAAGLRFEEAAELRDQVAALERVLEKQKVVSLDGENQDVVALARGVTEACVQVFQVRHGKLAARETFFLKGTEGHERPAVLAGFLKDYYSRAAALPPTILLAEPAEDQELLAQYLSRLAGRRVSIRVPQRGAKKELAALAANNATLALREEEELWAHREARTEGAVAALKAALGLERLPRRIEGFDISNIQGQEAVAAMVVFEDGRPRKGHYRRFRIRTVLQANDFAMMAEAVRRRYSGSLRDKLPLPDLILIDGGKGQLGAARAVLRELGLAGIPTYGLAKQHEELYAEGSVEPLLLPRDSVALQLLQQVRDEAHRFGITYHRSLHGREALRSELEEVPGIGPRRRKALLKHFGSLKRLREATLEELLAVPGLTRPAAEALYAHLHG, from the coding sequence GTGGACCTGGAGAAAAAGCTGGAGCTCCTGCCTGAGCGGCCCGGCGTTTACCTGATGAAGGACCGGCGGGGCGAGATCATCTACGTGGGCAAGGCGGTGAACCTGAAGAACCGCGTGCGCTCCTACTTCAAGTCCCATGACCATGCTCCGAAGGTGCGCGCCATGTTGGAGCACGTGGCCGACTTCGAGTACATCGTCACCGACTCCGAGGTGGAGGCCCTGGCGCTGGAGTGCAACTTCATCAAGAAGGAGCACCCGCGCTACAACATCCTCCTGCGCGACGACAAGCAGTACCCTTACCTCAAGCTGACCGTGAACGAGGAGTTTCCGCGCCTGCTCATTACGCGTCGGCTCAAGGAAGACGGTGCCCGTTACTTCGGCCCCTACACGGACGTTGGGGCCTTGAACGACACGGTGCGCCTCCTGAAGAAGGTCTTTCCCCTTCGAACCTGCAGCCCGCACGATTTTGCCCACCGGGACCGCCCCTGCCTCAACTTCCACATCAAGCGCTGCCTGGGGCCGTGCACCGGCCGGGCGGACCGCGCGGCCTACCAGGAGATGGTAAAGGAGCTGACGCTCTTTTTGGAGGGCCGGCAGGAGGTGTTGGTAAAGCGGCTGAAAGGGCGGATGGAAGCGGCGGCGGCCGGGCTGCGGTTCGAGGAGGCGGCAGAGCTGCGCGACCAGGTGGCGGCGCTGGAGCGGGTGCTGGAGAAACAAAAGGTGGTTTCGCTGGACGGGGAAAACCAGGACGTAGTGGCCCTGGCGCGCGGGGTAACGGAAGCCTGCGTGCAGGTCTTCCAGGTGCGGCACGGCAAACTCGCCGCCCGCGAGACGTTTTTCCTCAAGGGTACCGAGGGACACGAGCGGCCGGCGGTGCTGGCGGGCTTCCTCAAGGACTACTACTCCCGGGCGGCGGCGCTGCCGCCGACGATCCTGTTGGCCGAACCGGCCGAGGACCAGGAGCTTTTGGCCCAGTACCTGAGCCGACTGGCCGGCCGGCGGGTAAGCATCCGCGTGCCGCAGCGGGGTGCAAAGAAGGAACTGGCGGCCCTGGCGGCCAACAACGCCACGCTGGCCCTGCGCGAGGAAGAGGAGCTGTGGGCGCACCGGGAGGCGCGCACAGAGGGTGCGGTGGCGGCGCTTAAGGCGGCCCTGGGGCTGGAGAGGCTGCCGCGGCGCATCGAGGGCTTCGACATTTCCAACATCCAGGGGCAGGAGGCGGTGGCTGCCATGGTGGTCTTTGAGGACGGCCGGCCGCGCAAGGGCCACTACCGCCGTTTCCGCATCCGCACGGTCCTGCAGGCCAACGACTTCGCCATGATGGCTGAGGCAGTGCGCCGGCGCTACAGCGGCAGCCTGCGCGACAAGCTGCCGCTGCCCGACCTTATCCTCATCGACGGCGGGAAGGGCCAGCTGGGCGCGGCGCGGGCGGTGCTGCGCGAGCTGGGGCTGGCGGGTATTCCCACCTACGGGCTGGCGAAACAGCACGAGGAACTCTACGCGGAAGGAAGCGTGGAGCCGCTGCTCCTGCCGCGCGACTCGGTGGCGCTGCAGCTTTTGCAGCAGGTGCGGGACGAGGCGCACCGCTTCGGCATCACCTACCACCGGTCGCTGCACGGGAGGGAGGCCCTGCGCTCAGAGCTGGAGGAGGTGCCGGGTATCGGCCCGCGGCGCCGCAAGGCGCTCCTCAAGCACTTCGGGTCGCTGAAGCGGCTGCGGGAGGCCACCCTGGAGGAGCTCCTGGCCGTGCCCGGCCTCACCCGCCCCGCCGCCGAAGCCCTCTACGCCCACCTGCACGGGTGA